The following proteins are encoded in a genomic region of Oceanisphaera profunda:
- a CDS encoding Ltp family lipoprotein, with protein MNFLKLAMVAVLFAAAPTWANSLTGPQKNAVRSAQQYISIQGFSRNGLIEQLSSDYGDGYNVSDATVAVDSMNIDWNKQAVKSAKQYLSIQGFSCKGLIELLSSSHGDKYTSSQATYGAKQAGAC; from the coding sequence ATGAATTTTTTGAAGTTAGCGATGGTTGCCGTTTTGTTTGCTGCTGCGCCTACGTGGGCCAATAGCTTAACTGGTCCTCAAAAAAATGCTGTAAGGTCTGCCCAGCAATACATAAGCATCCAAGGCTTTTCACGCAACGGTCTTATTGAGCAACTCTCGTCAGACTATGGAGATGGTTATAACGTTTCTGATGCAACTGTAGCTGTCGATAGCATGAATATTGATTGGAATAAGCAGGCGGTAAAATCTGCAAAACAATACCTAAGTATTCAAGGTTTCTCGTGCAAAGGGCTTATTGAGCTGCTTTCATCTAGCCATGGAGATAAGTACACCTCGAGTCAAGCAACTTACGGGGCAAAACAGGCGGGGGCTTGCTAA